The uncultured Celeribacter sp. genome includes the window GCTCATGGGGTTGAAGGACAAGAAGTAAATGGAAAAGCGGGAGACCATTCGTCTCGACAAGTGGCTGTGGTATGCCCGCTTTTTCAAAACCCGCGGGCTGGCTGCCAAGATCGTGACCGGTGGCCATGTCCGTGTAAACACTGCCAAAGTGGCCAAGGCGGCCACCGCGGTTGGGGCCGGAGATGTGCTGACATTTGCACAGGGGCGGCAGGTCCGCGTGGTCCGGATCACGGCCTGCGGCACCCGCAGAGGTCCGGCACCAGAGGCGCAAGCCCTCTACGAAGACCTCAGCCCGCCGGTGAAAAAAGAGGACGTCGTTCCGCAAGCGCCTAAATTTGAGGGAAAAGGTCGCCCGACCAAGAAAGATCGTCGCATGGCGCTCCTTTCCCGGTCTGACATGCTTGAATGATCCGGCCGACCCCGCTAATTGAGGCGGGACCTTAGTTTTGGATGAGCCGACATGACCTACGTCGTTATCGAGAATTGCATTGCC containing:
- a CDS encoding RNA-binding S4 domain-containing protein; amino-acid sequence: MEKRETIRLDKWLWYARFFKTRGLAAKIVTGGHVRVNTAKVAKAATAVGAGDVLTFAQGRQVRVVRITACGTRRGPAPEAQALYEDLSPPVKKEDVVPQAPKFEGKGRPTKKDRRMALLSRSDMLE